The stretch of DNA CAAAATGAGCTGCCACTTATTAAACGATAAAAGAGATTGCATACAAAACTACAAAAGTACAATCGTACCTTTACACATCCTGCATCATCACCCGAGGCAATGGTAGCTTCTGTCAAGTTGATTATTTGGTTAACAGGAGCTCTGCAACATGTTTGATTATTATGAAATTAGTAGTAGACCACCCATTAAAGGAATAGCAAAAATATTGTGAAAAAAATAGAACTCACGAGTGAGCATTCTCAAGATGAACAACTTTTGCTCTGGTTTCAACATCAGTAGCAAGAATTAAGCAATCGGGAGATCCTGTCACAATTGCTGATACCACAAAAAAAAAGACATTGTGAAAAAAAAAGGCAGTCGATTTTCATGTTATAACATAAACACATAAATTAATTCAGCTACGGTTGAACAACACAAATACTCAAATAAAACCGTTAATTAAGCAAACCATTAAACGATAGCATCAGCAATGGTATCAAGTGTTTAAATAAAGGATGTTGCTAATTACCGCGTCCTTGGCTAATAAAACGAGCTGCTCTACACGACTTCTTGTGAGCACGAACTTTCAATAACCTGCAAAGATATCATTTACGGTTTTCGAAATGAAAAATACATGGGTTCCTACAATTCTAGTCTTAATTTAACACTAACTACCACTAATTGAGCAAAAAGACAAAAACAGTAAGTAATTACCTCTGAGGTTGGGCATCAGCAGCATAACGATAGCTGCATACACCCAATTAAAACCCAGAAAAATCAGTATGGCCAACTAAAACCACAATTAACAGATCTAAACAACAAGAATCCAACAAACCATCATAAATCCTATTAAAAAACCAAACTTGACAAAACAATCTACAGATTAAAAGCAAAATTAAACCTTGGTAAGGTtctttttgatgatgatgatttgaTCTTTCCTGAAGATATCGTCAATTAGAACACAAAATGAACTAATCAAACATATAAAATCATTAAGATGAAACCTCCAAAGGCCATCGGTCACCGAAAGATAAAtaaaaacgtgaaacagaaaaACTACATGCGTAAACAAGCAGCTCTCAAAATGCGAGCGCAACAGCAAATTAAAATAGTAACCTCAATAATAAGATTGAACTCGACTGTACCACTACAGCCCTTCTTAAAACACCAATGTCAGATGAAGTTGGTGAACAAAAGCTACTCGAAATAGAAATTATAGATATGGATAACAGTAAACCAAAACCCTAGATTAGAAAATCTACCTGGAGATCCGAAATTTTTGAATTTGTAAAGATCaatttgagaaattagggttttatgAGATGAGAAAAGAAGGAACTTGATTATGGTTTGTTAGGCGGAGATAAGAAATGGTAAAAAGGCGAAATGAGTGATGGAGAGGAAAAGAGGGAGAAGGAGTGGTAGGAAGGAGACGTGGATGAAAGAGACGAAGTGAAGGAGTTGGGCTGAGGAGTTAAAAGGCCGTAGAGAAAGAGTAGATTGAGATGAGAAGCAACAGACCAAAGCCCAACACAACTACCCGCTAATATCAGGACCAAACCCGCCCAAATGAAATGCTACTGTTCATTTTGCGCGTACTGTTCATTAGTGAACAGTAGTTAGGCGCTCACACTTTTTAGGTAAGGTGCACTTTTTAGGTAAGGTGAAAGATACATGGAGAttattatgtatatatataaCTAATGTTTTCATACTTTATACGAACACGAGGCCCAAAAATTTGGAGGCCCAGTTCGCGCGCTCAGCCCGCACTTGGTCATAGCCTCCCCTGCAAACTACAGCCCCTTTACCCACCGCAACTCTGCTGTTCTACCCTCTGCACAAAACAACCCGTCAAACACTGGACATCACCCATCTTAAAACTAGTCTCTCACGTACACTCGACTCCTTCTACCCATTGGCTGGTCGATATACAACATGGGATACCATTGACTGCAACGACCAAGGGGTACCCTTTATTGTTACCCATGTTAATTGTCCTCCTACTACTATGCTTAATTTTAATGGGTCAACAAGAAAACTTGAATTGTTAAGCAAGTTGTACCCGCCTACCGAATTTGCCATTATTGGGTCTGGTATTCAAGTAGCGATTCAGATCAATGTATTTAGGTGTGGCGGATTTGTTGTTGGTTGGTATCACAGCCACAAACCCTTAGACGGGGTCTCCGCGGCTACATTTCTCCGTCACTGGGCGGCACTTGCATCTAACCGAAACCCCCAACAACTAcctgattttgttgctggattaaCCGCATTTCCGCAGTACCCACCTGAAAAAGACGCACTGATACGGCCCAGAATGGCGTCCTTTAAACAGAGAAGCCACGCTACAAATAAATCTTTGGAGGATGTGGCTGAAACATCATCATCGTCTGGTGTGGACATTGTGCTCAAAAGTTTTGTGTTTAAGAGGACTTCGGTGGCAGATCTTAAGGCCAGAGCCACCTCCAAGGATGTGATGTGCTAATCAAAACACTTGTGAAATATAAGGCTGATTTTTACTTTCTTGTGGCTTGGTGTAAATCTTCTGGATTTGCAGATGTCGATTTCGGGTTGGGTTCTCCTCGCTTTTAGCAAACAAATGTTTCACAAATGTTCCACTACtttgtctctttttttttttttttttttttttttcttttttcctacCGACaggcaatctccttcggggtactgaaggcaatttaatgggctGACCTCTCCCAAGTTTgattttttcattcgcaagagtcaggaatcgaacctctgaccacttgtttaagagataagagtccttaccactcacaccagccaactttgatTGTCTCCTAACCTCTTTGTTACTCATTCCGAGTACTTTTTTAACAAATTATTGTACTTTGTGTTGAACACCAACGTGGCCCCAATGACATTCTTGTCTTCGGGTTGATGTACAAGCTCCCATGTAATGATGTaaggatggcagtgggtcggggacccgacccaaaccctgAGGGTcagaccctaatgggtcgggtatgggtctcatttttttcAGATCCagtgggtatgggtcgggtatgggtcttaagaaaatatttcgggtccgggtccgggtctaagttatgagacccatacccgaccttTAGAcgctttattaaaaaaaaaattcacaacttttctgaattcatactggcagaccGTAGAAACCCAATTAAAGTCTcttctttctcttccctcatcccataaagtgataaaactcaaccaaactcttctgacaataccaccactccaccactgacacaagaaaaccaccaccactgCACTAATACGCGACCGGCAACCACCTTTCTAAtaggcggcgaccgacaaccaccattaacggtaACCAGCGACGGTCAGATGGAAACGACTATCAAGTACGGTATTGATTTTTGggttccgagtttgattctttcacatgtatttggatgtaaaattaatttaggtcttctttgtctttcttaatctctttggtaatatattggatttggtagtgtacaatagagattaataaactcataatgttaaagtagtatgaatttttttttaatattatagaccccatatACCGTTAATCCCGTTACTAAAGTGGTTTGAAAAACTCTGGACCATGGGTAGACCAgacctacccttacccatagggtccgggtatgggtcctcaaattttaggcCCTTGCGgatctgggtcgggtacgggtccaaagggaaaatctcgggttcgggtccgggtctaggcggaccctacccagaccctacccattgccatccctactccCATGTATTGCCTGTATCTCTACTTTCATTGCATTGGGGGCTAAACCTGTCAAACGGATCAGGTGGGCCAGGTCATACGGGTTGAGTTAAAAAACGGGCGGGCCGAATACGGGTCACGGGCCGGGTTAGGGCCAGAATACGGGTCAAAAAATATTTCTAATATCTTTTTTAAAcgaatttttaattaaaaaatattttttataaatgtaaaacatatttaaaattaatatttttatcaTATTCAACGTTTACATGAATTATGTTGAcataattattaattttttttaataattattatattattaaatatttaaaagttatataaaattgactttttttgttgtgtttgtaattttaaataataaaaaataaattaactaTTTATTCaagtataatatataaatattaatatttttataaaattcttgatttacctttgacccAACGTGTCGACCCGTTCGAGTCGGGACTCggccctaaaataacgggtcatttcggttcgggtcaaacgggtcgaaAAAAACAGGTTTGTATCCCTaaaaaacgggtcgggcgggtcgccTGTAATATCCCAAAAAAATAAAGTATTACTCCATATTAAATAATAACGGGAATGAATATAGAAAAACGACAAGCATATTTTATACATTATATTCATGTAAcgcattttttattttttttacaattctatatttactattattataatAATGTATTAAAATTAGATATTTATTATGTTGATAAGCTTGTGTGTTGTTGATGCGTGTCGttcaacaccaaaaataaaagccaacaagcctatactataaatagctagggaagtcgggtcgaatccacagggagatgggaatcctATAGTCAACTAAGTCTGTCGAAAGtaaccaaaatggggggtttgttgtttgtttttctaaGAAACTACGAGCAAAGGAGAGAGTAAAAGGAACGAGAAAGAAATAAAGTAGAGatgaataagagagaaaaatactaggattgtcggttcaccatggcttctaAAGTCCGGACTAAATCGTAAATGCCCTAAGTTCACGCTGTGGGTAataaacgtcacctttcggtccttagttcgccctaggcaatactagtttagctttcgccctagctAGCAAAGATCCTAATGAAATGCTGCAGAACTACTccttttccaatctttcgatctaggagaaGGGGATATCGAGACAGTTAATTGAGTGCGTCGACTCAAACAATTAAAAGACATAAAAGCAGCAGATGCATACAACTAGACTACGGGTACTCTAATTAATTCGTCCTTCCTACGCCATGgctaccctaaatcctagcaatgcGATTAGCTATTCATGATCGAAATAGAGGACAATAATGGCACACAAATAACAATAGATAACATAATAAGTGAAACTGAACTGAAACTATATTAAAGATAATACCGAGTTCAACGAAGGAAGAATTGAGAAATGGCGATGAAAAGTATTTCCGATCCAAAAACTAAAGCAACAGTCTCCGTTTTTCGTCCTAAAATCTGATAATTAGGTCTCTAGTATTCCttgcctatttataagaaaaaatagCAAAGAAAGCAAAcgtacaaaacaacaacacagcTGAACTAAAGCCCATCAATACAGCGTGGCCTCTCGATCGAACCccggttgctcgatcgagagctttccctAAGTATATCCATCGATCGAgaacaggacatctcgatcgaggccttcgcctttgcattcactcgatcgagaacaggacatctcgatcgaggggttcttGACACTCatgcctctcgatcgagctaattTGGGAGTTCGATCGAAAGGTCTTAACTTCTTGTGTGTTCTCCTATTCCTTTAGATGCCTTCACGCATCTCAAGACGGTAAGATTTCACGCCGACTCTCTTAAGTAAGCTTGGAGGACCACAAATAGGCTGATTTCCAGTCATTCCGGTTCGTATCTACAAATAATGCAAAACAgaacaaagtagactattcggggtataaaatgacataatatcactcaaatacatagaaatgcgtgccaaaagaaACCGTAAAAGTCTatgtaaaatgcacgcatcagttGTCAAGATAAGTCACAAATACTTACCACTTAAGGAAACAATCCCATTTGACCTCACAATTTAACAAGCCGACATTTTGGTGCTATAAATAGGATGAGATTTCATCATTTCCTAACTACAAGACCAAGAAGCTAATAAGAAGGCAAGTGGATTAAGATCTTAGTTAAATTAGAAGAACGAGACTTACAAACCATATCTTTCTATCCGAGAGTTAATTAGCATTAATAAAAGAGGTATGAATTCGGGACCCTTCGTCgtagaaataagtaataatatAGTGATATTCTATAGTATTATAGACCGTATAATGTTATATTATCATTATGTTACTCTCATGTTATATTAATTGTCTTTGTATGAACATATGACTGTCATGTTAATACTTctgttataatgtactattggccaattgtagcattcgggatacgattacgggGGAGAGATGACATTATAAAtttatcctgtgtacatggaagggGGCACGGCCTCATGTGAACTAAGGTTCTGATTATTACTGGTGAAAGTGTCAGggggtttacacgggtcttagacctgggatcttgtgtacatggaggagggcttagcccAGGGGAGTTTCTACTCCGTAATGTCTCTCTATTCAGTAATGGTAGACCGGTATAATTATAAAGTGGGTTATTTCATTCTAAAATGACAGGTTATGCATGTCTATTTATAATTATTTGACTGTATTCATATGACCTATTTTCTATACTTGTGAGACGTGAATTGAGTAAATTACTAAAATGGAGGTAAGTAGGGCCGGTGGAGGTgaccggagtcatactcagcctgtggttggctgattccgttactttcattctttttcaggtacaagtgtCGGGGAAGGACAAGTGTGAGGAATTTCAGATAACCTAATAGGATGAATATGTAAACAAGTTATTAGTTTTTAGCCTTTACAAGTGTATTTATCTTTATTCTTGTAGTAGCCTTGTATTTTCCGGATGGGAAacacggcggtgacgcccttgtaattccgctgccattatttttaataaaatgagCTATTTTGGGATGCCTGTCTGCTTTTCGGGGGCGTTACATCGCCGTAGAGATGACAATATGGGTCGGGCTAAGGCGGGCGGCACGGGCACGTCACGAGTCCGGCACGGGCACGTCACGAGTCCGGCACGGGCACGAAACGGCACGAATGAATAATACTGACGGCACAGGCACGGCACGAACGGGTTGGAGGAGGGCCGCCGTTGCGTTTTTTGCGAATTCCCGTGCCCAGGCACGACACGGCCCATACACGGAGGGTTCGGCACAAACCAGGCACGACACACCCCGAGATTTGGCCCGtttcttaattatttaattaaattccttttTTTAATATCGTTTTTTAATTATTTAGTTAAAGCTAGTATATTAAAAATACAAGCAATCAAGTAATCAAGTCatcaagtacattaatatttaataaaatatatattaaaataattaatatttattatttatataaattaaaaaatttttagaaaaaaaatactAAGGTTATTGGGCCACCCACGTGCCAGGCACGATTACTCCATGGGCCAGGCACGACCCGAGCACGAAACTGGGCGTGCCAGGAGCGGGCCGCGGCGGGAGTTCGGGTGAGTGGGCCAGGCACGGCACGGCCATCCCAATATCTGTGTCGTGACGTGTCGTGCCTGTGCTGTCATCCTTCGTAAAAAGTAAAGAGTCATCCTTCGTCCGTATCACCTAACCCTGAACGGATACTTCATCCTGGAAGGAGAAGTTGAGCCCTAAAACAGACTTCTTGAACCCATCTTCGATCCTATGCTGAAAATCAAACACCCGGGTATATAAGTCTTTCAGGATTGCAACTTCATCCTTGACACCGCAACTACTATCATCCCGACCAAGTTTGAATAGGCACATTGCCTTGACGGACAAGTTGTGAGCCTCCTCTTTgaagaagataacatcaagctgTGGACGcaggcccacgggggtcgctcgggtagaaagcgagcaagctttgcatttgtggagttgccaccaatttattgtggaaaattggaaaccgttcgaatacctcgtgtcatgtcaagacacaaattagtgacatgaacaccaagaactcgttacccttagcattctatgtctagaatgactctcgtggatgccaatgaacacggatgttcacagagatctggagtaaggggtgagggtacgtattacgaagctcttttgatcgaacacctaatcccgcccgcctcgatagcggcctctactaatgattagggaaaatcgtctatactcgatatattgaaggttatatgcatgctatgcaacatccattagattaatcctagcatgtgaatttagactaagtcggtaaacacgtagtttaacatgcattaatgtcgaggtagaaatttaggttgattgcatgtgagagcatacaaacaataaataaagaaataaatacaataattgaaaagtgcaataattacaacgggttaattgatttacgtcgaaaatatacttaaaacggatggttttagaaaagaaagggaaaataaattaacgtacagattattagtgataatacgagtaatagttgattaatacgtaagctaataactaggtcaaagcaataatggaagttcaggggcagaattcaacccgggacaggcgcagcagtgctgcgtcctttggaagaggcgcagcagttactgCGTATGTTCCTGAgatgaattctggctgtgaagccggaaatGAATATCgataatgttcattggtgatttaaaCGATCGATTaatatatttgactcggatagaagtggtttaacggattatttacatgtgaattggtcgtaaaagcaataaaagacggactcaaattaattagaacaaattaaacgctaattacaagattaattatgaattaaattggttaaaactaactaattaggttaaattaatATTAAACTATTGACAATGATGACGatgaacagatgaaaatataccaaaggtgaatttcagagacttgatattgatcaatcgaatctctaaaacccggattgattaaatgacgaaaacccgcaaatattaattacttgggatttaagtcggaaattaaaaAGGTGACGAATTATTAATGAAATGTATGTcaaaattattatgttaaaattatcgtgttaatgaaacaagaacaagcaaagacgaaacaaaaaataacagatgaaaataacagaagacgaaggaagaagaaggagagcaggaactgcggcagcctcaggaagaggcgcaacagatgctgcgtcccttcgaagaggcgcaacagttgttgcgctccttctcgacgtctgtctcccgttaatccgtaaaaagggtttgaacaaaggttttataaatcggttttgaatatattttcgacgtaaaccttacaataatgattacaaaaataaagtacaataataaaagatgggatttacatcctcagacttacatgtttgacgaaacaagattaactaagctaacgtttagtgatgctcgactcgaatgtacgacgaaagtgccctctaagaggaaattaaacaaagttgattaagttgattgatgtggagttggtcaaattggccagtgatgtaaaacgaggctggtactcagaaggatccgagtttacgtggtcgaaagttcaagtacatagacgccaaaaagcaagagcgtggtcttagaatgcaaagggagaagagaagggcggacactcgcgtgagaaatatgaggaacgaaagctcctatttatactaatcacacggaggaattaggatttcggtgaaactttggaagtaaatctcgaaaatatttgaaaatacgcagaaaggagctggggaagaggcgcacaaagagctgcgtctcttggaagaggcgcagcacctgctgcgccctttccccaagggtttcctcctgcggaagaaagatttccgcgtttctattatggaattgcggtttgatcttgatttccttattatttataaaataatttcgggatataatttaccaaagactaaaagattgaaaatatggaatagaaatatccggaacattctagaatattctgactcggcattttaaacggttattagaaaatgaagacggtttttgacccggactccaaatgtactctaattactgccaaaacgaccgtaatgacacctagatgacaactatgaggtagacacaagtgtttgagctatcacttgacgataaacttacgaattgtcataaatcgttccgtgtaccaaacatgcggcccaatcatcaccgagtggcttgcgggaggtgcataaacgaggtatctacagagcccccactttgaccgaggcttggacaaggcgaaagtcaaagtatagccatcaggtcaatcgatgattataacctgacgactatggcgaggcgaggcggctcaaggggtctgagccaaggacctgtcgtcgggaacattttagagtctgtcgactatcgaggagggtcgtttaaagtccattagactacgtgaggaggctcgccagccataagaagagaccatacctgaaattccttgagaTTCCTTACTCTGTCGGACTCCAAGGGGAAGGCAAAACGTAATATTTGAAGGACAACAGGATgttggtagaaactgctgggggaaatctgcttgggtcagtCTTCAAACAAATTTTGGCAAAACTCgagattgatgttgaactccacgtgttgagagggacgattggctgtccggaactctcgctgggggaacataattgaggttgatctccacgtcttgagagggacgattggctgtccggaactctcgctgggggaacataattgaggttgatctccacgtcttgagagggacaattggttgtccggaactctcgctgggggaacataatcgaggcgtgtcaaaacacctgtcagagggtaTTCCCtcattgtggcaagcgaggtcttgataaagtaccgcGACAGTTCGCAGTTTActcgaaaatacgggtccgggcgaagaataaacatcaaatggaccaaatatatgatatatggtgttgaggaagaggcgcaccaaagatgggcccacaaataacgaacttataacaaattttcgaaaattgacTTGGAGGGGAacggaggaagaggcgcagcaagagctgtgtctcttggaagaggcatagcacctgctgcgtcctttcctggatgtgtccctgtctgagtaaaaactcgataaaaaatcgtgttttattcataattttcgaaacataaatcattaaatactatctcaaattccaaccatttctcgccaaaatttgatcaaaatcttgcatttgccatgactaatcgaggtatgtgtattttttgtgcattaatcttctgcattTGAACAATTTGtaccgacaaattagggtttccaaccctaaaaaatgtcaaaatttggggcttttcccccaaacgattttgccttgtaaaattgactttgtaaatggataattggcagtataaggatcataaccatgtgttcattttgaattttcattgagttttgagcgtttgagtgaaattgtgacggtctcacagctgaaccgtaaattgcttcaaaAGTAGCCTTAGgatgcccatttgtgatgaaacttgatatttggaatccttgtatgatgggtaaacttcataccatttcaaatttttgatttgtgacggcttttctAGGACAcgtttctagggcataatcaccgttataacgaaatgctgtcgaaattacAACTTGAACCCGTGATTAGGCTTCCatttagacttgacctgacccacattaccacatgagcggtcgggtttttgggaaaatggccaaagatggcaagaaaagagcgattttggagctttgaaggctcgaaaatcccctaattaaggctcgtcgtcacttgacgcgacctaattcactttaattttgcaggtgatgaggcttctacgtcagggagaggtcccatggacgtggatatTGTTTTTGACTCTTCTCGTATgctcgaggaggcgttagaggaggcttttgctgTAGTGGCGGCCGCTGAGGATGAGGTTGTCGATGAGGAggctgttaggttcatatacctattattagactcctctaatagtgaactaattaacttgttaattatttgttctttagatctagtgcatgcataacaaaatgaaagatttataagaaaacaatgtcccttacattgtaaatttcggtttatgggcacaagtaaggtctcctaccttcacttgttcttgagctatgatgagtaataggatgatcctccaaagacttcaagtatagaagtcactcctcttgattacacccaagattatcccttatccccactaaactatatttgctagatatttgtttagtagtttaccttaaaattgattactaatactcatatattacactaataatattagtaacctcattgaacaatttgaatcaagatATCTCAAGTTTTTAGTGAAAaactatgaacaagagagagaggtTTTATTTGCATGTTATGGTAGAGGAAAAGAGAAGAATACAATTCTTCTCATATCAATGAATGAGCCGTCCAAGTGCTCTTAAGAGCATCTTTTGGTCTTTtcaattttgtcttatgcaaAAGACTATAAAGTGTAGGTTGTGGGCTAAGATTATTAGGTGTGTCATAAGTTattggagcatctttccaacaactaaTTGACAAAGCCAAAATCAAGCATCCACCCTTATATGGGACGGCACACATGGACTAtattggtccatttttgtcttataatatttgtcccacaaatgcttataagtcttatgtttaattatcttacataattaaatattaatttgatcatacaacaattatgacacaaattaataaacatatattcactcaacttattgagtaatattatattattatatcaacatataatgggtcccataatagctagttagttaaattcacaacctcttgtaaatgtaaataactaattacctctacctcgaaacttttctaaaacctcaacttaatttagtgaattaacatattaatccactaaatatgatcttatttaatcacattttaataagatacatatttcctctcataaatataaattgttcatttttaaggaattaatcaacttgtatcaacatacaattaattaactttatagataagggcatcatcctttaggtgtgaccttaagggatcaactgaccaccaccgtcccacgacagtaacgtcaaactctagcaagccaatcgttaccgattaatgttgatcagttgactatataattgaatcatcccttatgtattctttatatgagatttaataatgatatttaaatcttgtgatcgcactattgttgaggacacatttcccaacaatctcccacttgtcctcgacaagtgtgcgtcaccaattctcttgtcctattacaatctcccactcaatgcaaggtgtcttgcaggtc from Silene latifolia isolate original U9 population chromosome 10, ASM4854445v1, whole genome shotgun sequence encodes:
- the LOC141607880 gene encoding uncharacterized protein LOC141607880, whose protein sequence is MSTPDDDDVSATSSKDLFVAWLLCLKDAILGRISASFSGGYCGNAVNPATKSGFVAVIPTNNKSATPKYIDLNRYLNTRPNNGKFGKIKSSSSKRTLPSYRYAADAQPQRLLKVRAHKKSCRAARFISQGRAIVTGSPDCLILATDVETRAKVVHLENAHSAPVNQIINLTEATIASGDDAGCVKEASSWLYEIFLQQFPLGFLPVVLYWWNPMWLFSVSDIRLESMAKIVSAYFNFKVFTWFETQ